In Armatimonadia bacterium, the DNA window GGGCAGCCAGAACACCTGGGGAGGATGGCCGCGCTGGACGACGAACTCAACACTGAGGAGCCAGACCCTGCAACTGAAGCCCGAGGGGCGTTTCAGGCCCTGCAGGTTAGTTTTGGGCCCCTACGGGCTTGCCGATCCGCTTCGATTCGTGACTGCACAAAAGGAGAAAGCCATGCCGAAGGGACTCATTCTGTCGATCCTGCTCGTCTCGGCGAGCGTCGCCGTTGCGGCAGTGAAGCCCGGTGAGAACCTCCTGATCAACGGTGGGTTCGAGGGCGAGCAGCTCAGCTTTCCGATGTTCTGGGAGAAGGGCGGTAGCAATACCGGCTTCAACCCGACCGGCGGGCCCGGCAACACCGGCGCGGTGGTATTCAGCAATCCGGAGGGGCTCAAAGGGATCCGGTCCACCTGCCGCCAGTACGACCAGCAGATCATCGCCGGCGAGACGTACAAGCTGAGCGCCTACGTCAAGACCCAGGGCTTCAGGAGCAGTCATTGCGGCATCATCGTCCACAACAACGGCTGGTACAAGGAGAGCGGCATCAAGTCGTTCCCCGAGACCAGCGACGGCTGGCAGTACCTCGAGCAGACCTTCAAGCTGCAGGAGAGCAAGGACAGCGTCTACGGGGTAGCGATCTTCGCTGTCGACTACGTCGGCGAGATCCAGTTCGCCCAGGTCAAGCTGGAGGCCATCAGCCCGGCCGCGCTGGCCGGGAGTTCGGCTTCGCGGCTCCTGGCCGAGCAGAACCGCCCCCGACTCGTGGCCTGGGAGCCACTGCTCAACCAGATCCCCCTAACCGATCCCAAGATGACCTTCCGCTTCTTCGGCAAGCCGGAGCGCGCCCTCACCGAGTACGAGTGCGTCTACACGGTCGACGACAAGACAGTGCGCAGATACCCTCTCGCGCGTGAACTCAACAGTGTGGATCTGTCGGGGCTCGCCGCGGGCGACCACAGGCTTGACGTCGCGGTCGTCGATCGTGCCACGCAGGAGAAGGTATTCGACGCTACGCACGTCATTACGTTGACGGCGCTTCCCGAGGTCGACGTCTCCGCGCACCGACGGCTCAACAACCTGGTGGTGGAAGTGCTGGCGCAGCCGCTGCAGGCCACAGCCGAACCGCAGCGTTTCGAGTTCAGCACCGTCCGGGACGGCTGGGTGTTCATCAAGCTCGAGACTGGGGCGGAGGACCCCGGATTGAAGGCCGTCCTCGAGACCGAGGACACCGTCATCACCGCCGCTACCGATCGCCGTGAAGCCTTCCGCGACCTGCCCCGGGGGAAGCATCGCCTCGTGGTCAGCGGTGCGGCCTCGGGCGGGAAGATCGTGGTACGGTCCATCGCCGAGATCTTCAACTACCCGGCCTGTGCTAGCAGTCAGGTTCCGCAGAACGGCAAATACGATTGGGACTTCCACGTCAAGCACGTCTTCCCGGCGGTGACCACTCTCAACGGTGGCAACGTCCCCGAGGAGCACCGCGCGGACGTGCGCCGCATGGGACTGAAGTGGCTCGCGAACGTCGGCACGACCGACCCGAAAGACGCCGCTGACCTCGTCGCACGAATGTCGGCAAGCCCCGGCATGACGGCGCCCTGGTACGACGGGTTCACCGCCGACGAACAGTTCTTCGGCCGCCCCGGCCTGGCACACTACACCGAGGCACTGCGACTTCTCAAGAACCCTCAGAACCGGCTGGTCTACACGTGGATCGTCGGCAAGCCCGGGCTGCCCGGCATGCACAACGACTTCATGAGCGCAGCATTGAACGCCTCACGGGGACGGGGACGCCTGCTCTTCGAGGCCTACTGCCACAGCCGTCCCAGCGAGGAAGACGCCGTCAGCTACCTCAAGGACCGCGTCGTCGACACGATGGAGCGGTTTGGCGAGTACTTCCCCAAGGTCGCTGCGGGCACGGGAATGCTCTTCGGCAACTTCAACCAGGTCCCCATCATCTCCCTCGACGTGAACCCGGAGGTGGACTACAAGTACTACCTCGACATGCAGCTCAACCTGGCTGCCAACCATCCGGCCTTCCGGGATCTGGGTATGACCGGGTACTGGGGGAGCTACTACGACGACGAGGAGCTGTACCGCTGGTCCTTCCGTCTGCTGCGCCACTACTGTGTCGAGGGCAACACGGAGATGCTCTCGAAGACGTACGGGTACCGCTACTCGCCCGGGCACCTCAGCAACTGCGATTTCGCTGCCGGGCTCGAGCACTGGACTGCGGACCCGGCGGGCGCTATCCGGGCCGACAGCTTCGCCGGCTACGGGAAGGGCAGCGAAGGCCGCTGGGGCGGCGCCAGCGAGACGGGGGACACTTTCTGCGTCTTCACCCGCGGTGAGGGCCGCCCGAACACGCTCACCCAGACCGCCACGGGCCTGACCCCGGGCAAGACCTACACGCTCCAGTTTGTCACCGCCGACCACAAGGACATGGTCGCGCACAAGGTCGATCCCAAGCAGCACAAGCTAGCCGCCGTCCTCGGCGCTGGTGCGGAGGTCCTTCCCGAGAAGTCCTATGTCTTCGTCGACGGGCGCAACTCCGGCTCGAAGAAAGACGACGGACTGGTCCGGATCAACCTGCACCATATCCGCTTCCGCGCCACCGCCCCTTCCTTCACGGTGACCTTCACAGACGCTGCGGCCGAGCCGGGAACGGAGACCGCACTCAACTACATCATGCTCAAGCCGTACTTCGAGGACTAGGTGCGCCTGGCCGCCGATGGGGTTCTGCCTGTGTATCGACTATGGGTCGCCCCCGTCGGCGCTTAGGCCGAAGGTCCAGTGACGGCAGACGATCTGTCGGTGCCGGCCGAGGAGGGTGGCCGGCACCGACAGATCCTGGGGCCCCGCGGTCTTCGGAGTGAGTTGGTGGACCACGGTATCGTTCTGCTCAAGGGGCGGCAAAGAGGGGCGATGAGGGAGGCCGGGTCATGACTGGCTCGCAACCACTGGAAGCCTTCTGGAGTGTTCCGGACGCTGACGTCCTGGAGGCCGTCTCCGCCACGCCACAGGGACTGTCGCCGGCGGAGGCCCGGCGACGCCTCACGCAGTTCGGGCCCAACAGCCTCAAGGCTGAGAAATCGGCTACCGCCGTGGGCCTGTTCCTGAAGCAGTTCACGAGCCCCCTGGTCCTTCTGCTGCTCATCGCGGCCATTCTGTCCGCCTTCCTGGGCGACGTCACCGACATGGCCATCATCCTGCTCATCGTGCTCACGAGTGGGGTGCTCAGCTTCTTCCAGGAACGCGGGGCAGTCAATGCCGTCGCGAAGCTGCTGGCTATCGTTGAGGTCACAGTAGCGGTCACGCGCGACGGCAAGGCCGAGGATATCCCCCTCGAGGAGATCGTCCGCGGCGATGTCGTCGAGCTCAACGCCGGTGACGTCATCCCCGGCGACTGTCGCCTCCTGTCCTCGAAAGACCTGTATGTCGACGAAGCCGCCCTCACGGGTGAAACGTACCCGGAGGAGAAGCAGGTCGGCACCCTCCCGGCCGACACCGCGCTCGGCCAGCGCACCAACACGCTCTACATGGGGACCCACGTAGTCAGCGGCAATGCCCAAGCTCTGGTTGTGGCCACCGGCATGGCCACTGAGTTCGGGAAGGTGTCCCAGCGTCTGACGCACCGGCGGCCTGAGACTGAGTTCGAGCAGGGGGTGCGGCGCTTCGGTTCCCTCCTGATGGAGCTCACGCTGGTGATGGTTCTCGCCATCTTCGCGATCAATGTCTTCCTGAAGCATGACGTGAAGGTGCTCGACTCCTTCATGTTCGCGCTGGCCATCGCGGTAGGTCTGACGCCTCAACTACTCCCTGCGATCATCACCATCAACCTCGCCCATGGCGCCCGTCAGATGGCCGAACAGAAGGTCATCGTCAAGCGCCTCGTCTCCATCGAGGACTTCGGGAGCATGACCGTCCTGTGCTCGGACAAGACCGGGACACTGACCGAGGGGAAGGTGACACTCCGATCGGCGCTCGACGTCAACGGCCAAGATAGTGAGCGCGTGCTCACCTACGCCTACCTCAACTCGGTGTACGAAACCGGCTTTAGCAACCCTATTGACGAGGCTATCCGCAGCTTCCGCGATCTCGACAGCTCTGCCTACGAGAAGCTTGACGAGGTGCCCTATGACTTCTTGCGCAAACGCCTGAGCATCCTGGTGTGCCACGAAGGGCCTACTGGAGCCGACGCGCAGCGGGTTCTCATCACCAAAGGCGCTCTGCAGAACGTACTGGAGGTGTGCACCGACGCCGAGACCGCTCCCGGCACGGTGGGCAGTCTTGCCAGTGTGCAGCGGCAAGTGGATGACCATTTCGCGCAACTGAGCAGCGAGGGCTGTCGCGTACTCGGCCTCGCCTATCGCAACCTGGACGCGGACGTTGTCACCAAGGCGGACGAGACCCGTATGACGTTCCTCGGTCTGCTGGTCTTCTTCGATCCCCCCAAGGCAGACGTTGGCCGGACTATCGTTGAGTTGGCGCAGTTGGGCATCAGCCTCAAGATCATCACGGGCGACAACCCGCTGGTAGCCACGAGCGTCAGCCGGCAAGTCGGCATGGCCGACCCCGTGGTTCTCTCCGGGGCGCAACTCAGGATGATGGGCGATGCCGCCCTGTGGGGGCGGGTCGGCCAGGTGGATGTCTTCGCAGAGATCGAGCCGAACCAGAAAGAGCGCATCATCCTCGCACTGCGCAAGGCAGGCCACATCGTCGGCTACATCGGGGATGGTATCAACGACGCCTCAGCGCTACACGCTGCCGATGTCGGTCTCTCCGTGGAA includes these proteins:
- the mgtA gene encoding magnesium-translocating P-type ATPase — translated: MTGSQPLEAFWSVPDADVLEAVSATPQGLSPAEARRRLTQFGPNSLKAEKSATAVGLFLKQFTSPLVLLLLIAAILSAFLGDVTDMAIILLIVLTSGVLSFFQERGAVNAVAKLLAIVEVTVAVTRDGKAEDIPLEEIVRGDVVELNAGDVIPGDCRLLSSKDLYVDEAALTGETYPEEKQVGTLPADTALGQRTNTLYMGTHVVSGNAQALVVATGMATEFGKVSQRLTHRRPETEFEQGVRRFGSLLMELTLVMVLAIFAINVFLKHDVKVLDSFMFALAIAVGLTPQLLPAIITINLAHGARQMAEQKVIVKRLVSIEDFGSMTVLCSDKTGTLTEGKVTLRSALDVNGQDSERVLTYAYLNSVYETGFSNPIDEAIRSFRDLDSSAYEKLDEVPYDFLRKRLSILVCHEGPTGADAQRVLITKGALQNVLEVCTDAETAPGTVGSLASVQRQVDDHFAQLSSEGCRVLGLAYRNLDADVVTKADETRMTFLGLLVFFDPPKADVGRTIVELAQLGISLKIITGDNPLVATSVSRQVGMADPVVLSGAQLRMMGDAALWGRVGQVDVFAEIEPNQKERIILALRKAGHIVGYIGDGINDASALHAADVGLSVESGVDVAKNAADIVLLEHSLEVLVHGVRAGRATFANTLKYVFMATSANFGNMFSMAGASLFLRFLPLLPKQILLTNLLTDFPEMTIATDGVDPELVDKPRRWNLRFIRDFMIVFGLLSSVFDYMTFGVLILLLHASPEQFRSGWFLESVASAALVVLVIRTRRTVFRSMPSKPLLFATLACVAAAALLPLTPLGPLLGFAVLPIGWTGLMLAIVALYVAAAEIAKARFYQRTHL